The genome window aaaataagtaagtTTAAAGTTACAATCCCACAGTTCTCTGTTTTGTGCTCTCTAGTGGCACCTATGGCGATATGCAGTAACTACAGTATGTTTGTCAGcaaaaaccatagactgtagtGAGTTTATTTATATCAGCTCATTATATGAGCCCTACAGCATAGACCAGTGATATTCAGTTTATGGGCCAGATTTGGCACACAACAGGGTGCCAGGTGGCCCATCGAACATTTTCTTATTCACAATGAAAACGAACTATTCGTAGTGgaattttctttttcctttttatactTTGAAtataaataaggtgccagagtacATAAAAAGcctcaaaatagagcttgttgaTAAAAAAAGATCTCCTGGATCTCCCAACAATTGGTCCAGGCTAATTatttataaattaattaatattgtTTGTTCATTAAGTGGCCCCTGGCCTACTGTCATTTTTCAAAAGAGGCTCCTGGGCAAAGCAAGTTAAATATCCCTGGCATAgacggtgtgtgtgtctgtgtgtctatgtgcaTGTATGTACGTGTCAATGTGCATGAGAGCAGATTATTAATGGCTGCGTGTGCTTGTGATTTTTCCTGGGAATGTTGTGCCAAAAACACCAAGGTGGTAATACTGCAAATGCAGTAAGGGCTTTCATCAGAGGGCCATAGGCTCATGCACCATTGTCTTACCTCATTTAGTGATAGGTAGTGGCTTAATAGACATATATTTAATTGAACATCTTCAAGATTATTACTTTAAGTCTATGTTGAGACCCAGAAGTGTAAagttaaaaatatatgttatGGTTGAAATAATCATTCAATTTCTGACCTGTGTCTGACTATGCTCCTGACTGTCACTGATGATCGTTACACAACAGTATTATGTCACCTGCTGTCTTTCTcatgcatttttcttttctatttgaAAGCCTTCAGTCTTGGCCTTGGGGGTACCAGACAGTTTCCTGGCATTGTGAGAAATTTAACAGTCCAGGGATTTCAggcacatgtttttgtttagcAACCACATACTTGCATGTGAAGAGCTTGTTTTTATGTGCTGGATGGAACTATTTTGCTAGTCAAAGACAATAGTACAGGTTTTTCTGCTTTCTTGAACACTTCACTCTCGCCTTGATGGTGTTTATTTTGTGGTGGACTGACAAAGAGAGGCACAGTGGCCGTAAAACACCCACTGTCTCGTTGATTTTTTGCAAGATTTTCCCTTCATTTGTTTGGCTATTGCTGGTAACTCTGTGAAGTCAGAATAACCTATCGTTGGATTAGTCATGTAACTAAACTAGCACACACGTGTTTGTATCACTGGAGTCAGTTCCAAATGGGAAAATATTATTGTAACCAATAGAAAAACAGCTGAACGGTCTTCCTATCTTTGCATGTTTTACTCAGATGTGAAGGACAAGGCGTGGATGCGGCAGACCTACATCTGCACTAGTTTACCGATGGGTAAACCCAAGTAGGTAGTTTACTTCCTATTGACACAGTTACAGTCAAGCAACACAAATACACTCAAACAATTTATAGTGTTCCCTAACCACACTGCTGATCAAGAAGCTGAGAGCACTTTCAAGTTGTGTGAGACTAATTATTTATAAACTTCACATTCCTCCCTGCTAAGCTACTTCACTCACAACAAAGGCCTCGATGTTTTTACTGACTGCCAACTGGGGAGTTTCTACTACAGAAGGACTTGAATGCTATTTCACAAAGAAGAGAAAGTTGTGGGCATGGACTGACATGGGcaactgaaaaaacactgaatagagAGAGCTTTCTGTTCTGTCTCATTCCCAATGTCCCTTACAGAATAAAACAGTTCTTTAGCAGAGCTGCCGCCCACACAAGCTGTCAAACACAACAGTTTAATATTTGTTTACCTCCGGTCAGACCTGTGGAGGCAGTCACCTCAGGCTCTTGCAGGGTTTGAGTGAATTTCTCAGGAACTTTTGACCTCCTGTCTTTATTACCAGGTTGactgacaaagaaaaaacaaagcaaactgTAATCTATTCATAGAACTATATTATCTATTTTTGTATCTCAATCAATGGTGGAAGAGTCTTTACTGATGTAGCAATATCACAATTCACTCCAGTATAAAAGTatgtttctttagtgtataatcacccaATAATAAGAATTGTcattcattaccttagaatgagccatttatatctacatatagaGCAGGTCCCagtccacagagtccaccatgtcaCACCGCCATGTTCCTACAGttgcccagaatggacaaaccaaacactggttctagtTAAAGCCATTTTGTGTTAtcatgtttttgcattggccactgtagttagcagcttCTCCCCAACGAGCagtgacagaaaaacacaaatctttaaatgtgaaactgctttatgcaGTGTTTTGACTGGTTAAAATCACCCGGTCTGTAtgtttcagagaggaagagacctctgtggataatgcCGCCATGGTAAAAATTTCCTGAACAATGGACGATGAAGGAATCCTAAAAAGGAGgcatttcagctggttgcaatctacagaccttaccactagatgccacttattccccttaaatcttacacactgctcctttaaagtgtCGACATAAAAGTACTTATTATGCAGAGGACTGGTTACTGTCAGTCTAATATTATTACTAAGTACCGTATTAGTGGACTATTATTACTCATGCATAAATATGTAAGCAGTATTTTATGATGAGATGGTTGAGATGGAGCTAATGTtaactccatccatccatgttaatataaaatgttaatgtATACCATGTTGGGCAAATTAGCCTATAGCTATATATTACACAGTATAAACTCATCATAGGTTTTGTATATAAAAACTTAATTGGTAAACTAACTAATAACTAGAGCTGCTAAATagatgaaatatattttttaaaagtacaatatttcccacatgagtagaaatataaaatggCATTGGTACAGTATTTgtgtaaatgtactttgttacattccaccactgatgCTGTAAAAGGTTGTACAGTGTTTCAAAgtcaagtgtgtaggatttagtggcatcgaGTGGTGAGGTTGCGATGGTagactaaataaaataatggacgtcgCTACCGTgaagtcacccattggtttgtggattcctgttttgaagctttCGAGTTCGGTACTtcagccatcgccatcttggttttctggTGCCAGATGTGACCATATTTTTACGAGAGGCTGGCGCTGCGAGGaatgaggggtggatctgattgAGGAGCCAAGGACACTATgaacagacagcctgtcattcaaAGCCGCCACctttaattatgcgtaactttaaaccttaataaaatgtaagcattataaaaaaaaaaaatgacacaaaaatgcgaaaacgcaaatggccctatataaagccagtgtttggtttgtcccttctgggccactgtagaaacaatatggcggACTCCGTTGAAGAGGACCCGCTTCATTTGTAGTTATAAACGGCTGAAtttaaggtaaagaaaacacagcaatctTGGTGCCAGGTGTTTAtacaataatgaaaacatagatatgaatattatattcagtttctgccaataaatccccctaaatcctacacactggacttttaagaaatcacaaaaaacagaaaagcattTAGAGGCCTTTGaccttctctcctctttttaCAGTTATGCCAAAAAATCCCTGAATAGGCTGGCTTTTTCTAATTATCATAAAGTGATGTTTCAACTCATACTGAACCTTAAAGCACTTATTATGcacattttacagaaaattGCTTCACAGTAAGCTCAAGATTAATGGCATTACACTTAATGTTGCATTTGTAACCTTTACTCTCTCACTGTTTAAGTGAAAATAGctcaaaacattaattttaaatatgtatcCAATCCATGCACCAATATATGTTCATAAAATAGTGGCATTATTCCAGCCAATTATAGACACGTATTGTAAACTACAGAAGAATTCCGTCACAATACAGAGTTGTTTTGGTTGATCCCCACTTAAACTGTAGAGCAGACAAAGGAGTAGGAGGAGTTAGATGGGGGGCATTGGGAGGAGTTACCACAGCTGCTCTCCCTTGCAAAGTACAAAAACTGCCTGTGAAACCGGCACAAAGGAGAAGTAGAGCGCTGTCTGAGTGTGGTGCGTGCGGAGCAAAAGACTGTGAggctgacagagagggagactaactgaggaaagagagagaagtaGACACAGTGATTCAGTCAGTTAGtaagagaaaaggaaagacaGAGGAGGGGGGACAGGAAACAGTTTGCCCTGAGGACAAACACTGAAGCACTCACAttgtgacacacagacagagatcGGGAGCTCAGCTCAAGCTTCAGTGCTCTTGGGAATCTGGTTTGTGGTGAGGACCTTGTGAGACGTGGAAAGCGAGTGACAACTTTGCTGCTTCAGAACTGAGAAAggacaaacacacaggattGAGTTTTGACAGACAGAAAGGATTTCTGCCATGAGGACATCTCTCAAATGGACCTGAATGTGGATATGCCATTGTTCCTTTTGTGGACTCAGCAGCTTGTGATGCTTGAGGACTTACTTGAAAGGGGGACACATTTTGTGACTGATTCATCTGAGTAAGTAAAGCTCAGCCTGCAACTTGTGGGGAGGCAGCGTGGTGGAGAGACAGGGCAGGGGGAGGGGAGGACGCTCCAGTCTGATGCCCCAAGATAACTACATCAAGACGGTGAAGGGAACCATGTTGACCATGTGCAGCAGTCTTCTCAAACATGGACAGCTGTGTTGGAAAGAAACCTTTGTACCAGTGGCCTGAATTATCAAATGACAGAGTGTCTTTCAGTGTATCCTGGTTTTGAACTGTTCTGTGCTTTACTCTCCATTCATGTGGATCCATTGTGCAGGGCAGCCCTTTCATTATATAGCTATTACATAACAGACACCCCTCATCCCTCCACTCTTTGTCTCTCAGAATGTACAACAGTACCAGCCCGACTGACAATTTCACCCAGGGATGGGCTGAAAATAACTCAACTAACAACTCTACCTGCAACAAGAATGATGGTTTCAAATACCCACTGTACAGCACTGTCTTCAGCATTGTGTTTGTGGTGGGACTGATCACCAATGTTGTGGCGATGTACATATTCACCTGCTCTCTGAAGCTGAGGAACGAGACCACGACCTACATGATGAACTTGGTCGTGTCTGACCTGCTGTTTGTCTTCACGCTTCCTCTGAGGGTCTTCTACTTCATCAACCAGAACTGGCCTTTTGGAGGCATGCTCTGCAAGGTCTCCGTCTCGCTGTTCTACACCAACATGTACGGCAGCATATTCTTTCTCACCTGCATTAGCGTGGATCGCTTCCTAGCCATTGTGCACCCATTTCGCTCAAGGACGCTCAGGACCAAGCGCAATGCTAAGATAGTGTGCATTGCTGTATGGGTGCTGGTGCTGTCAGGGAGTCTCCCCACAGGGTTCATGTTGGAGACCACCTCACCTgagaaaaacaagaacaatGCAATTTTCTGCTTTGAGAACTTCTCCTCCAAACAGTGGAAAGCTCACCTGTCTAAGGTGGTGATCTTCATAGAGACAGTGGGTTTCCTTATCCCGCTTCTACTCAACGTGTTTTGCTCTATCATGGTGCTGCAGACCCTGCGTCGCCCCCAAACTATCAGTCGTGGTGGGGCGAAgctgaacaaaaaaaagatcCTGCGTATGATAATTGTGCAcctctttattttttgtttttgcttcatcCCCTACAATGTAAACTTGGTTTTCTACTCTCTGGTCCGCACCAAGACATTAAAAGGCTGCTTTGTGGAGTCGGTGGTTCGAACGATCTACCCAATAGCCCTTTGCATTGCTGTGTCCAACTGCTGCTTTGACCCCATTGTTTACTATTTCACATCAGAGACCATCCAGAACTCCATCAAAAGGAAGTCTCAGACCAACCGTTCATATGACGCCAAGTTCTCCGAGGCCCTGCAGTCAGAAAGCAGCTCGAACTTGCAGTGCAGTCTGAGAAACCTCAAAGCTAAAGTCTTCCACAATGAGTCTTCAGTGTGATAGTGAGGTCGCTACACTCAACATGAAAGGTATTACATCATTCCATCAAAAAACAAACCTCCTTGAGACTATGACGATGGATTTTTTGGAGTGCTTCATGAGACACCTGCCAAAGAGGTATTATATCTTAATCTCAGGGCAAATGTTTGGACTTATCATTGACAGACTCTGCTCTGCAGTATTACTGCTGTGTGACCTTTTGTTCACAACTGCAGATTTGTTATTACTACTTACTAATTCCCCATTTCCAGTGGAATATTTTGTAATCGTGTCAAGCAGAATTTCTCTGCAAGTGACGTGGAAGACTTACTCAATAATCAGACAGTTGTGATATTGATTGCTATATGTGCctgtatatttgtacatttcCATTGTAAAGTGTAGTGCTAACTTTAGAATAGTATCTAttaaattaacataaagttatatCAAGCTCCAGATTGTACTGTACATAGGCTTTTTGAAATTGTGAATTACAAATCGGTCATAGAGGTGCCTTTTTTGTTCTAGCATCATTTCATTGTAGATGTTATGTCTTTATTGACCATTAAATGCACTGACAAAGAATTTCACATACTGCACTCATGCCACAgtgatgaataaaagtcatGTACTGTCTAAAACAAACTACTGCACCTGGaactttttgtcatttaaattaatgaattgctATCTTTTGACACTGGATTATGAATGATTTTAAACTCGACCAAAACTTATAGA of Epinephelus lanceolatus isolate andai-2023 chromosome 4, ASM4190304v1, whole genome shotgun sequence contains these proteins:
- the lpar6a gene encoding lysophosphatidic acid receptor 6a; translated protein: MYNSTSPTDNFTQGWAENNSTNNSTCNKNDGFKYPLYSTVFSIVFVVGLITNVVAMYIFTCSLKLRNETTTYMMNLVVSDLLFVFTLPLRVFYFINQNWPFGGMLCKVSVSLFYTNMYGSIFFLTCISVDRFLAIVHPFRSRTLRTKRNAKIVCIAVWVLVLSGSLPTGFMLETTSPEKNKNNAIFCFENFSSKQWKAHLSKVVIFIETVGFLIPLLLNVFCSIMVLQTLRRPQTISRGGAKLNKKKILRMIIVHLFIFCFCFIPYNVNLVFYSLVRTKTLKGCFVESVVRTIYPIALCIAVSNCCFDPIVYYFTSETIQNSIKRKSQTNRSYDAKFSEALQSESSSNLQCSLRNLKAKVFHNESSV